Part of the Tetragenococcus koreensis genome, CTTGCGCATTGGGAATGGTCCCTTTGACTCCATGGGAAGGTTTAGAAGAAGCTAATGGAGGCTATCTAGTTGTTAAGGACGACGCAGATGTTCTTTGTTATCATATTTACAATAGAAATAAGTTAAGCCAGTATTTATACACACATACGACTTTTGATACACCTAGTACGAGTAGATATTCAGTTGGCAAAATTTTAAATGATCAAATAACTGGGGAAAGAAATTTTAGATTAAATTTACAAATAAGATTTTCTTAAAAAATTAGTTACGCTGACAGAGTTAAAATAAAGCGTAACAACTTTTTTAAGTTTTTTAATGAGGCTAAAACATAAGTTATTTTTATAATAAAACATCCAAACTATAAAGAAGAGAGACTTTTTTTAATATTTAGAAATGTCCTAATAATAATTCGTATGTTTTTTTGCTTTATCTTTATCTATGTCACTATTCCATTCGAAATTATTTTTAAATGGGTTAGATGTAACAAAGTAGAAAATTGCATCATTATTATAAAAAACAAGCATATCAAAAGTCATTTTGTGTTGTTTTTATTAAAAACGTTTATTTTTTATATTAGAATCAATTTCATAATTCATTGCCTTGTTAAATCCTTGATATGACAACACGTTCAAAAAACACAAAAAAGGAACCTCCCCATATGGTACACTTAGGTTGTCCTAGACAGACAAGTACGCCAGGAGGGATTCCTTATGTCTATTATACAACAACCAACTTTATTTGACATCGATTATTTAGAAAAATTGGATATTCAGGAGAAGTATAAAGAAATTTTCTCCCCAATCGATTGGACAAAAGTGTTAGATTTATTTCAAAAAGATACGAAAGTCGGTCCGTCTATTACCGTCAATTATGAAGCGGTCCTCCGTTCCTTAATGGCACGTATTGATCAGAAAATTCCTACACAAAAAGCCTTGATTCAACGTTTGAAAAGTGATTTACGTTTGAAACTAAGCGTCGGTTTTCTTTATTCTGAACCCATTCCTTCAGAAGCCACCTATTCGCGAGTGATGGCGATCTTGGCAAACCATCTTTCTGTTTTGGAAAGGATAAACCAGCAATTACTCCAACTCATTCATGAAGAGTTGGACATTTTTACAGAGAATGTGGCGATTGATGCGACTTCGATCGAAGCACGGACAAAGCCTGTAAAAACAGATAATCCAAAGCTCCCATCGACTGAAGCACAACGAAGCATGACCACAGAAGCCATTCTTGAGACCCTACCTTCTTATGCTTCATGGGGCGTGAAGAAAAATAGTCAAGGCAAGAATTATTTTTGGTTTGGCTATAAAGGGACACTCGCTGTTTCTACGAAAAGCCAATATATTTTAAACATGCATATCGCTTCTGCTTTTGCTTCAGATGTTACTTTAGCGATTCCCACCATTCGCAAGGTGGCAGAAGCGTTAAGAATGGAAAAAGAGGCCCCTTATCTCTCTTTAGATAAAGGCTATGACGCCAAAGAAATCTATCAGGAATGTCACGCCTTAGATATCGAACCCATCATTCCA contains:
- a CDS encoding transposase gives rise to the protein MSIIQQPTLFDIDYLEKLDIQEKYKEIFSPIDWTKVLDLFQKDTKVGPSITVNYEAVLRSLMARIDQKIPTQKALIQRLKSDLRLKLSVGFLYSEPIPSEATYSRVMAILANHLSVLERINQQLLQLIHEELDIFTENVAIDATSIEARTKPVKTDNPKLPSTEAQRSMTTEAILETLPSYASWGVKKNSQGKNYFWFGYKGTLAVSTKSQYILNMHIASAFASDVTLAIPTIRKVAEALRMEKEAPYLSLDKGYDAKEIYQECHALDIEPIIPLKRIAKNDGEVDAHYAPTCLLEYGYKYDSYDKRYGALKYARPEKYCRDCPLQHEGLCQKVIKVKQMNDPRKYNHPARGTRAWKLKYNERSSVERVNGYLKENHQLDDTRFYQPSHAIAFYHLIQLTYNARNFANQRVAKTTKKKK